TAGGCCATCGCCTCCATGATCAGCGCCGATTCGAGCCGGCCCAGCCCGATGCCGCCGGATTCCTCCGACACGTAGATCGCGCCGAAGCCCAGCTCGGCCGCGGCCTTCACGGTATCGCGCGGGAAGATGTGATGCTCATCCCACTCGGCGGCGAACGGCGTGATCGCGTCGGCGGTGAAGCGGCGCGCCAGCTCCTGGATGGCGCGCTGGTCTTCGGTGAGGTCGAATTGGTCGGTCATCGGCTCTTGCCGCATCCTCTCTCTTGTCGTCATGTTGACGAAGGTCAGCATCCAGACACGCTACGCCCGATGATCGAACGCCATCCCTGCGTCTACATCCTCGCCAGCGGCCGTCATGGCACGCTGTATGTCGGTGTAACGTCGAACCTGCTCGGTCGGCTGCACCAGCATCGTAGCGGCGGCATTCCCGGCTTCACATCGCGCTACCATGTGCATCGTCTCGTCCATTATGAAGTTGCCGATACGATGGAGGCCGCCATCGCGCGTGAAAAGCAGTTGAAGAACTGGCATCGCGACTGGAAGGCGGCCTTGATAGAGCGGTCCAACCCGCTGTGGGACGATTTGTCGCCCAGCCTCGGCCTTCCGCCCTTCTTGTCATCCTGACGAAGGTCAGGATCCAGACGCGCAGCCGCCTGGCGGAGCGAGGCTGCGCGTCTGGATGCTGAACCAAGTTCAGCATGACGGAAAAGACGGACGAGACACTTCACCCCATCGTCGGGATGACGAAGCTGCTGTCGCCCTGCACCGAACCGTCGGGCCAGCGGCCGGTGACGGTCTTCACCCTGGTCCAGAATTTGACGCCTTCCATGCCGTGCTGGTTGGTGTCGCCAAACGCCGAGCGCTTCCAGCCGCCGAAGCTGTGATAGGCGACCGGCACCGGGATCGGCACGTTGATGCCGACCATGCCGACATTCACGCGGCTGGCGAACTCGCGGGCGGCGTGGCCATTGCGCGTGAAGATCGCGACGCCATTGCCATATTGGTGCTTCGAGGGCAGCGCGACCGCCTCCTCGAAATTCTTGGCGCGGACGATCTGGAGGACCGGGCCGAAGATCTCCTCCTGGTAGGTCGTCATGGCGGTGGTGACATGGTCGAACAGGGTCGGGCCGACGTAGAAGCCCTGTTCATGCCCCTGCAGCGTGAAGCCGCGGCCGTCGACGACCAGTTCGGCGCCTTCGTCGACGCCCATCTGGATGTAGCTCTCGATCTTCGCTTTGTGCGCGGCCGTGACGACCGGGCCGTAATGGGCGTCGGGATCGGTCGAGACGCCGACGCGCAGCGCCGCAATCGCGGGGATCAGCTTGGCCTTGAGGCGCTCGGCGGTGTCCTCGCCGACCGGCACGACGACAGGCAGCGCCATGCAGCGCTCGCCGGCGCTCCCGAAGGCGGCGCCCGCCAGATCGTTGACCACTTGGTCGAGGTCGGCGTCGGGCATGACGATGCCGTGGTTCTTGGCGCCGCCCATCGCCTGCACGCGCTTGCCGGCCGCGACGCCGCGCGAATAGACATAATGGGCGATGTCGGACGAGCCGACGAAGCTCACCGCGCTGATCGCCGGATGATCGAGAATCGCATCGACCATCTCCTTGTCGCCCTGGACGACCTGGAGGATGCCGTCGGGCAGGCCGGCCTCCTTGAACAGTTCGGCGAGCATCACCGGCACCGACGGGTCGCGCTCGGAGGGTTTCAGGATGAAGGCGTTGCCGGTGGCGATGGCGACGCCCGACATCCACAGC
This genomic window from Sphingomonas abietis contains:
- a CDS encoding GIY-YIG nuclease family protein, encoding MIERHPCVYILASGRHGTLYVGVTSNLLGRLHQHRSGGIPGFTSRYHVHRLVHYEVADTMEAAIAREKQLKNWHRDWKAALIERSNPLWDDLSPSLGLPPFLSS
- a CDS encoding CoA-acylating methylmalonate-semialdehyde dehydrogenase, whose translation is MDDIGHLIAGATGTKAARYGDVFDPNSGKVQKRVVLGTKADLDQAVAAAQAAQPGWAATNPQRRARVMFRFKELVERDMDKLAHVLSSEHGKVIADSRGDIQRGLEVIEFCCGIPHVLKGEFTLGAGPGIDVWSFRQPLGIGAGITPFNFPAMIPLWMSGVAIATGNAFILKPSERDPSVPVMLAELFKEAGLPDGILQVVQGDKEMVDAILDHPAISAVSFVGSSDIAHYVYSRGVAAGKRVQAMGGAKNHGIVMPDADLDQVVNDLAGAAFGSAGERCMALPVVVPVGEDTAERLKAKLIPAIAALRVGVSTDPDAHYGPVVTAAHKAKIESYIQMGVDEGAELVVDGRGFTLQGHEQGFYVGPTLFDHVTTAMTTYQEEIFGPVLQIVRAKNFEEAVALPSKHQYGNGVAIFTRNGHAAREFASRVNVGMVGINVPIPVPVAYHSFGGWKRSAFGDTNQHGMEGVKFWTRVKTVTGRWPDGSVQGDSSFVIPTMG